In a genomic window of Sarcophilus harrisii chromosome 4, mSarHar1.11, whole genome shotgun sequence:
- the LOC116423568 gene encoding uncharacterized protein LOC116423568 — protein MISKVPYLLPPAGFDARDYSELDAVVSLAVGDSYLGSKLRKPLWAAGRGQDPPGSFLLRPQQAPFEPHRGDGQEPKAHSLLPPGRLPRGFAPLSLLLLLLLLLLLLLLLEETGVLEKGSAQAGTPGSPSAVAVGLGPPWPGVTAASLSRNARTLRARAGARAASVFIPGIILALRGGEGGGGSETEKPWLPPQLFSVALHPSPPAPPTPRARVISPSLASARAPAGPRALQSVPSLPVPSCSSGQWRAAGLPPTLLPRHDVQSFLHVAVFSRARIMHLIESSEPSNRSLFSFLEKTTPVISKILR, from the exons ATGATCTCCAAAGTTCCTTATCTTCTTCCACCGGCCGGCTTCGACGCAAGG GATTACTCTGAGCTAGA CGCGGTGGTCAGCCTTGCGGTGGGTGATTCCTACCTGGGCTCAAAGCTGAGGAAACCTCTCTGGGCGGCCGGGAGAGGACAGGACCCACCCGGGTCCTTCCTGCTCCGTCCCCAGCAGGCTCCTTTCGAACCGCATCGAGGAGATGGACAAGAGCCCAAAGCTCATTCCTTGCTTCCCCCGGGCCGCCTTCCCCGAGGCTTTGCGCCTCtcagcctcctcctcctcctcctcctcctcctcctcctcctcctcctcctcgagGAGACGGGTGTCCTGGAGAAAGGGAGCGCCCAGGCCGGGACACCCGGGAGCCCAAGCGCGGTGGCGGTGGGGCTTGGACCACCCTGGCCCGGGGTCACCGCAGCCTCTCTCTCCCGGAACGCGCGCACCCTCCGGGCCAGGGCAGGGGCTAGAGCGGCTTCTGTGTTTATTCCAGGCATTATTCTGGCcctgaggggaggggaaggggggggggggtctgaaACCGAGAAGCCTTGGCTTCCTCCACAGCTCTTCTCCGTAGCCCTTCACCCATCTCCCCCTGCACCCCCCACCCCCCGGGCCCGGGTTATCAGCCCCAGCCTGGCCTCTGCCAGAGCTCCAGCCGGCCCTCGGGCGCTCCAGTCTGTCCCCTCCCTTCCAGTTCCATCCTGCAGCTCCGGGCAGTGGAGAGCAGCTGGACTCCCGCCCACCCTGCTCCCTCGGCACGATGTTCAGTCTTTCTTACACGTTGCAGTATTTTCACGGGCCCGAATAATGCATCTTATCGAGTCTTCTGAACCATCGAATCGGAGCCTCTTTTCCTTCCTAGAGAAGACCACACCAGTCATTTCTAAAATCCTGAGATGA
- the CDKN2C gene encoding cyclin-dependent kinase 4 inhibitor C has protein sequence MAEPLGNELASAAARGDLEQLTNLLQNNVSANAENGFGRTALQVMKLGNPEIARRLLLSGANPDLKDRTGFAVLHDAARAGFLDTLQTLLEFQADVNVEDGEGNLPLHLAAREGHLPVVEFLLRHTACRVDHRNHHGDTACDVARLYRRDAVVRLLEAGRPDDAAPLPGGPAPAASALAAAAEPP, from the exons ATGGCCGAGCCTTTGGGGAACGAGCTGGCGTCCGCAGCTGCCAGGGGCGACCTAGAGCAACTCACTAATTTGTTGCAAAATAATGTGAGCGCCAATGCAGAAAATGGATTTGGGAGGACGGCGCTGCAG GTGATGAAGCTCGGAAACCCGGAGATCGCGCGGAGGCTTCTCCTGAGCGGCGCCAACCCGGACCTGAAGGACCGCACCGGCTTCGCCGTCCTGCACGATGCGGCCCGCGCCGGCTTTCTGGACACCTTACAGACTCTGCTGGAGTTCCAGGCCGACGTGAACGTGGAGGACGGCGAGGGCAACCTGCCGTTGCACCTGGCGGCCCGCGAGGGCCACCTGCCCGTCGTGGAGTTCCTGCTCCGACACACCGCCTGCAGGGTGGACCACCGGAACCACCACGGCGACACCGCTTGCGACGTGGCGCGCCTCTACCGCCGGGACGCCGTGGTACGACTCCTGGAGGCCGGCCGGCCCGACGACGCGGCCCCGCTCCCGGGCGGCCCGGCCCCCGCCGCCTCGGCACTGGCCGCCGCGGCCGAGCCGCCCTAG